A region of the Bdellovibrio sp. ArHS genome:
AAAAAGGACTGGAAGTCTTTTCACCGGAAAAAAATGACAATCCTCATGAGGTCAGCCGTTGGAACACCAACGCTTTGAACGCGACCATTTCCAGTGTCTTTGCCGAGCGCCGGTCTGAGGTCCTTGCTGCCTTGGAAGGACATCTGCCCAAAGAAAACATTCACTTTTTGGATTCATCCGGACAACTGCTCAAAGCCGACGCGGTTCAACACGTCAGCAGTCTATTTTCCGCCAGCACGGCCTTGGGTAAATATTTTGGCACGGCGAAAAAGGCCGATGTACTTTATCTGGGTTTAGAAAATTTCCTTCTAATCTCGGGAGATTCCTGGAGTTCGTCCTGGGAAAGCCCATGGGGAGCTGTGGAAGTGCCTCACCTAAAAACCATCGAGTTGGGCATCCAACCCACTCTGGGAATTGCCTTGAATACTTTTGGCCGATTTGATTTCGATCACACTCAAGGGGGCTGGGAACCAGGGCCGATGTTCCTGGGACGTGGGCAGAAGGCTTCGCTGCTGGATTTGTGGGCCGAAAACACCAAGCTGGCAAAACTGCCGGGCCTGGAAGATCGTTTTTCTACGCAAGGGATTCAGCGTTTTAAAAACTCTTTCTTTGCTCTTACCAAAATCAGTCAGGCACGCGATAAGGATATTCAACATCTGACAAAAGAAATGCAAAGTCTGACGTTACAAAGGTTGGCCATGGAAGCTTACCTGAACCGCCAAAGCGAAAAATTAGTTGTCGCCGGTCCCCTGGCATCCGTATTTGCCAATGCCTTCAAAAAAGATTCACACACAGTGGTGGAAGCGGAACAGTTTAGCGAGTCATATGCAACAGCCCTGTGCGGACGCCAGGCCTTGCAGGAGTCTTTATGAGTTATCAGATCGAACTTCTTCATTCTCTTTTAAATGATTTTCTTCAAGGGGAATCCGCTCTTTTAACCATCGAAGGGGACGTCCTGGCGGTTAAAGGTCAAGACCCGGTCACCTATGGCACCTTGACCACCGCCGCTTCGACGGCAAGCAAGTATTTAAAGCTTCAGGAAGGGGACATTGTTCTTTTGAACGACCCTTATAGCGGAGGCAGCGTCCTTTGTGACATGACTTTCGTGATGGCGGTGTCTGAAGATTTATTGTGGGTGACGCGAAAGTCTTTGAACAAATCCGTGCGCATCACGAAAACGGTGGAAGAGGAAGGTTTGCGCATTCCGCCAACACCACTTCGACAAAAAAATCAAATCAATGAAATGATCTTGGCGGCTATGCAAGCGCATCCCGCCTGCCCGCCTCGCTTTGCGGAGTGGATTAAAGAACAAATTCAAGAGCTCAATGCGAAAGCCAAAAAACTGCACGAAGCTGTTGAGCTGACCGGCTTCACGATCACGAGTGAATTGATTGAAGAGTACTTGGAGCTTTCGAAACAGGCCGCAGTACAAAGAATCAGCGAAAGAGCCTCTGGCGAAGCCCGCGTCGACATCGTCTTGGACAGCGGCGAACTTCTGCGCATGAACATGGAAATTCATGACGGAAAAATCTCTTTGGATTTTAGCGGAACCACGGCAACGAAGACGGTCTCTTTGACCGAGTCTGCCACTTACGGCGCCTGCTTCCACGCGCTCAGTCGCTTCTATGGCTTTGAT
Encoded here:
- a CDS encoding hydantoin utilization protein; the protein is MQNRFLLGVSVGESFAEYSLLSDANPVAQKRVYLARENLKQSLSQFITEHAEQKPSQAFVSLRLPKKLLNYELSGAVAHITTEGFEHWLNLCAKSLEQTLTSKDLLFSVRERVLADGTVEVALDVNDLEPIVAKLQMMDCKKVCLHFLHASTHPTNLNVAKSYLQEKGLEVFSPEKNDNPHEVSRWNTNALNATISSVFAERRSEVLAALEGHLPKENIHFLDSSGQLLKADAVQHVSSLFSASTALGKYFGTAKKADVLYLGLENFLLISGDSWSSSWESPWGAVEVPHLKTIELGIQPTLGIALNTFGRFDFDHTQGGWEPGPMFLGRGQKASLLDLWAENTKLAKLPGLEDRFSTQGIQRFKNSFFALTKISQARDKDIQHLTKEMQSLTLQRLAMEAYLNRQSEKLVVAGPLASVFANAFKKDSHTVVEAEQFSESYATALCGRQALQESL
- a CDS encoding hydantoinase B/oxoprolinase family protein is translated as MSYQIELLHSLLNDFLQGESALLTIEGDVLAVKGQDPVTYGTLTTAASTASKYLKLQEGDIVLLNDPYSGGSVLCDMTFVMAVSEDLLWVTRKSLNKSVRITKTVEEEGLRIPPTPLRQKNQINEMILAAMQAHPACPPRFAEWIKEQIQELNAKAKKLHEAVELTGFTITSELIEEYLELSKQAAVQRISERASGEARVDIVLDSGELLRMNMEIHDGKISLDFSGTTATKTVSLTESATYGACFHALSRFYGFDQFANTGSFSILQITKPTGCWLVGKYPAPTYKGMTCGVAAIKTAMELTLSQIHHKNEKALSSHCPLHFDLQHKQQHALLTLPGGKGARSDQEGEAAQLKPFSIEQLERDFPVKIQRVDQRQSAGGKGKHNGGRGIIMKLEVRGEVEASWVTDLTLHRPRIPKNCSHGDASEMSLERAGEQKPLPVLGQQKFQAGDILTLCSGSGGGFGKE